CGGAGGTAACAGTTCTGGTTCCAGCTAGTGAAAACTTGCAGAGTCagggagaaagcaaagcaaaaaaaaaaagaaaaaacaaaactagcCAAGGACAATGTCGGTAACACCCAGTGATTTGTCACTCAATGGGACAAGCTTCTTCTCTGAGAACCATGGTGTTATGGATCAGCCCAGCCAGCAGAGAACTTTGAAtgtctttctcttctgcttgaCTTTTATCATTGCATTCACAGCACTTCTGGGCAGCGTTTATTCACTAGTTTCCCTGAtgaaaatgcaaaccaaaaccacagttTCAGTGATTGTCACCTCCTTGTCAATAGATGATTTAACCAGCATCGTGCCAGCGATTATTTTCATGCTCACCCAGTGGTCGAGTGACgtcctccctcagcctctctgcaCCACCTCAGCACTCATATATTTATTCCAGGGCATTTCTAGCAACCTGAAAGGGTCTCTTATAGTTTCTTACAACTTCTACGCCATCAACAAAACTCAGAGGATGAGCTGCAGCACTTCCAGGAGGGAAGTGAGCATGGTATGGGCCATTCTTACCATCTGGATATTCAGTTTGCTCATCTGCATTTTGCCTCTCTGTGGTTGGGGCAGTTACATCCCCACCTCCTGGGGCTGCTTCACTGACTGTGCCAGCTCCTACatcttgtttttgtttattgtCTACTCGCTGTGCTTTTGCCTCCTCACAGTGCTGTCTGTTCCTCTGACTTACCAGCTCTTGTGCTCAGACGAGCAACAGCTTTTACACGTGGATTACCAGGAAATCTCTCGAGGCTGCATCACCCCTGGGAcacctgcaggctgtggtgccACTACCCCCGGGCTCTCACCAGTGGACCCTGTGGATAAAACCCTGAAGCATTTCCAAAACACGTGGCCAAGCCCGGAGGCAGTTCTTAGGAAAGGTGTGGCTGAGGGGACAGCCCGTGGCACCaacagcacccagagcaggagcTTCCTGGTGGGCTTTGCCCAGAAACGCTTCTCACTGATCCTGGCGCTGACAAAAGTGGTGCTCTGGCTCCCAATGATGGTAAATGAGCAgattgctttgctgctgctgtttgcttaCATGGAAATGGGATGTGAGGTGCTGTGCCACGAGTTGAGGCAGAGGAACGGTAGCCCTGCCAACTGTTCCTTATAGCATAGGTTGTGCCAGCAGTTCTTTTTAAGCAGGTCTGTGTCACTAAGTGGATTTAACTGGCTTTCCAGCAGGCCTGGCAGAGCCTGATTCATCAGTCTGTTACCCTCTCATCATTTGTATCACCTGAATCCAGGGATGAACAAGTGTTTGTGTTGCCAGCTGTCCCACAAGCCTTTGTTCAGCTCTGGGTTGTGCTCAGCTCACTCTGCTGCCCCTCACAGCTCTGAGTCACGTCCTCTGCCACAGTGGTTAAAACCCAGGGGTTTGTTAGAAATGTGAGGTTTGTTTGCATCTTTGTCATCTATAGCACtggtgggggggagaggggaaagggaagggctgTCCAAGGGCTCACAGTAGTGTGTTTGGGAACAGAAAAATTCCCATGTAATGAGAAAGGAGACTGCTGAGAGCATGGGTCCCAGCTCTGGGGCAGGGTTATCCCTGTCACCAGGAGGTCCATAACCTCCTTCTGGTCTCTCCCATGTGAAAGAGAGTGTCACAGAGcatctgcagcacagccccaggtgCTGTGTGAAGTTTTCTCTCCCATTCCTCATCAGGATTTGGGGCTGCTCAGGCCATGTAGGAGAGCCTGAgccagcagggccagcagaCTTTTCTAAGTTGCTTGGTTCACAAGTTGCTTATTTTATTAGTGCTCAGGCACCCGTATTTAGCTCAAGCAGGgttttttctgagaaatgctGAATGAGGAGGAAAGGCTCTTGGCAGGGTGTCATCTCCACTCTGTGTTAGGAGCAAAATTGTAAGGCTCAACAAACATTAATGACAACCTGTGTCTTTCACTTGTGTCATATTCATGGTGAGATGTTCTCTTTATTCCTGGAAGTATCTCAAGTGCCTGAAGCAATTTGAATTTCAAACTGCTCTGCCTTTCAGATCCAAATGGTTGTCCAGCACATCACTGGTTTCCAAAACCCTTCATTTGAGATACTCAGCTTCCTACTGACCTTGCTGGCTGCCACAGTCACCCCAGTATTTGTCCTGTCAGAACACTGGATCCACCTACCCTGTGGCTGCATCATCAATTGCAGGAGGAATTCATATGCAGTGTCCTCAGAAGAACTCAAAAGTAAGTATGGGAGGGTGGAGTATATCTGGTATTAAACAGGGGAGGAATTTAGTGTCAGTGAGAGTGCTTTGGAATCCTGGAATTCCCTTACCTGAACTATGCAGCTGCTCTTCAGAGCACCTGGGCCTCAGTGTGAAAGAGCTGGAGGAGTCCTTGCACAGGCTGACTGCCACAGTCTGTCTCCTACAGTTGCACAACTTCTGGTCTTTTGGAAAGAACTTGATTCTGTGGTATTGACATTCAGTCAGGGAAACACAAGACTAAATACTTGTCACTCCTTGAACTTCCCTCTGGTGAGGAACACGTTCAGGCTTCTGTGAACATGAATGACATTGTAGTATTTGTGGTTAGAAGCCTGTGTAATGTCTGTATCCTGTAAAACCTCGTGTGTTTTTGAAACAGCAGATAATCCCCCAGATTCTGGGAATCCATTAACTTTGGAATGTGTAATTTCTGAGTTCACTAATAAGTCAGTCTAATAACAAACTACCTGAGAGCTCCCTCTTCTCCACAGTTCACTCTTTCCATGGATAGAAAATTGCCAgttgccagcagcagctgaataaTTTATCCCATATTTTAGAACACCATTTCCACCCGTGTGTGTGTGAATCTCATTGTTTCCCTGGTGCTGGTTCTTTTTAacacttttcttccctttctgcccAGGCAGGCGCCGGGGCTTCGAGTTCAACCTCTCCTTCCAGCAAGGCTACGGCATCTACAAAATATCCCGCGGAAACCACCCCTCTCTCCGTGCTGGCTCTAACCCCACGTCCTCTCACATCCTGCTCAGCTCCGACTGCCAGCACTCCCGAGGAGCCGGGGCAGGGGGCGATGATGCCCCCCGTGCGGTGCCCTTCGCCTTCAGCCCCTGCGCGGCTGCGGACAGcggccggggcagccccgcgGGCGGGGAGGGGCCCGAGAGGAGGATGTCCCATGAGGagagtccccagccccagctcacGGACTGGGAGTGGTGCAGGAGTAAGTCGGAGAGGACCCCCCGGCAGGTAAAGCATCGGTTCTCCCTCTTGGTCTTTCTGATAAAATgaatgaactttaaaaaagaaaaaaaaaaacaacccaccccGCAACTGATCCTCTTACTGTTAGGCCTCGTGGTTGTGTAGTTTtataaaaatcatagaatcacagactggtttggcttggaagggaccttaaagctcatccagtgccacccctgccatggacagggacccctcccacagcccaggctgctccaagcctcatccagcctgggctgagacactgccagggatggggcagccacagcttctctgggaaacctgggccaggggctcagcaccctcagaaaTCCCCCAAATCACACTGAGCACTGTATATTTTAGTAACCAAACATCTATCTGCAGTTTCTGATCCTGCAATAATTTCTCACTTGTCTTCTTACTCATGGGGTGGGTTTTAATTAATACTTTGTGTGCACTTGCATGATCTGTATATGGTAAGAATTCAGTATGAATTATGTTAATTCATCTTAACAAACAGGAATTTTCTCCCCAGAAGCCTCCAAAATATTACATTTGCAAGAGTATTTCCAAGTATCTGATGACTTTTTTTGTCATGCTTACGTTTTGGgtaggggggaaaaagggatcTGCAAAACCAAACATGAGTGGTAAGTCCACAGAGAAATACAGTGTTCAATTTGATCACAAAGGTTACTGCTAgattcaaacaaacaaaaaaaaaatccaaatattatGTTCTCCCTTTGCTTAATTTTGGACAGTTATTGAGAAGAAGAAATTCTGAGAACTTTACCAGTTTTCTGGATCACTGAGAGAAAATTGGAGGTGGAGTCTTAATACAATGAAAGAGATAGAGGTTTCTGtaacctcagccttttcctttgAGTCAAAGTAGGAATATGATATTTCAGTTTTGACTGAGAAAGCAAATGTCCAGTCTGTTGCAGTGTGCAGTGATGGACTGCTGTGTTTCTGGGCACAAGTAAAGGGTGACTCAACTAGGTTTTCATGCACTAGTCCTTGCTAACCCCTCATGTGCCATGTATGCTTTGGCTAATAGACTCAGTATATCACTAGGCTGGTTATTAACTGGGCCTGTCCTTGCAGTACTTTCCAaatggtgtttaaaaaaaaagctgagttcCTTTTCCCATCTGCCCTGGCTGCCATGTCAGGTGTTAGACCTGTCCAGCAGGTAGGAGCATCTCCTTGTgaagcagctggcagcagctctgtgtgtttgGCTTTATTTGCCCTGGGCTTTGGGTGGCACTTTTGGACACACTTCTTCACTACTTGCATTACAGGGAATCCCAATTCATCCTCTCCTGACATTTTCCAAGTTATGACCCAGCATGCAGTTGCCAGGCATTAAGGCTCCTATGGTCTAAAAGTTCAAGGCTTTTGAGTTACAGATCTCAGTGTTTCTGACATTCAGCAGGAGTTTCCAGAGCTTCACAGCACTGacatttgctttgctgctgaaaaaggGCAGAATATCAAACTCCAGCAAGCActgtaaaaataacttcagtgcATTTCTCAGATGTATGTTGGATGAAAGATCAATTTGGTTCAAACAATAAATAAGTTGAAAGCCATCTCTTTTGTTTATCCTGTCTAGAAGTCCCTAAGTAACTTTCTCCTCTTCACTCTCTGTTTGTCACCTTTGTTAAAAAGGAATCTTTCACTAAAATTTGTTGGCTGTGTACTTCTGCCTAATCTGTCAATCAAGCTGCTCACTTGGGGAGAAAGTACCAAGCCTGACAAAGAAATGGGTAATTAGCATAGCAAGGTAAAAGTTCCTCACTTTCAGTACTGTCAGAGCATAAGTGCTTGATCAGAAAACTAAATACAGTTGTTCTTGCTAGAGTACTTCCAGCTTCCTCTTCAGTTAGTAGAACAAATTAAGACAGTACAATTCAAGAGAGATCAATCATCTGGattttttagctttcttttttgaGAAGTGTCTAATTTACTCTATACTATtacttactatttttttttagcatttgttGATTTAGTTCAGCCCCTCTCCCAGTCTCTTGTGCTATTGGCCAGTACTGGTGagtgtgcagcagctgctcttcaAGCTTTT
The nucleotide sequence above comes from Heliangelus exortis chromosome 9, bHelExo1.hap1, whole genome shotgun sequence. Encoded proteins:
- the GPR149 gene encoding probable G-protein coupled receptor 149, whose amino-acid sequence is MSVTPSDLSLNGTSFFSENHGVMDQPSQQRTLNVFLFCLTFIIAFTALLGSVYSLVSLMKMQTKTTVSVIVTSLSIDDLTSIVPAIIFMLTQWSSDVLPQPLCTTSALIYLFQGISSNLKGSLIVSYNFYAINKTQRMSCSTSRREVSMVWAILTIWIFSLLICILPLCGWGSYIPTSWGCFTDCASSYILFLFIVYSLCFCLLTVLSVPLTYQLLCSDEQQLLHVDYQEISRGCITPGTPAGCGATTPGLSPVDPVDKTLKHFQNTWPSPEAVLRKGVAEGTARGTNSTQSRSFLVGFAQKRFSLILALTKVVLWLPMMIQMVVQHITGFQNPSFEILSFLLTLLAATVTPVFVLSEHWIHLPCGCIINCRRNSYAVSSEELKSRRRGFEFNLSFQQGYGIYKISRGNHPSLRAGSNPTSSHILLSSDCQHSRGAGAGGDDAPRAVPFAFSPCAAADSGRGSPAGGEGPERRMSHEESPQPQLTDWEWCRSKSERTPRQRSGEALAIPLCAFQGTVSLQAPTGKTLSLSTYEVSTEGQKITPASKKIEVYRSKSVGHEPNPEESPNTFADTSVKIHLEVLEICDNEEALDTVSIISNISQSSTQVRSPSLRYSRKENRFVSCDLGETASYSLFIPSSNPDSDINITIPDTVEAHRQNSKKQHVERGGYQEEIQMLNKAYRKQEEGGNSS